The genomic stretch TTAAATATTTGGACGAATTCAAGAATTTTCGCCATCCTTTGGCAATTGTATCCGATTTTGCATTTGTTCGGTTTCATTCCCGATTAAAAATACATCATGTGTCGTATGATTTTCTTTAGGAAGCCGAACATAGGATCAAAATGCTTACAACGAATggattaagaaaagaaaacgttgtcttaaaaatataattgtactAAAATATACGATGTTtgcatctctctttttctccgtctctctctctctctttcttctcctcttttcctcttcctcattTTTCCTCATTCTCTATTTGTtgcaattacaataaaaaaaaaaaagaaacgtctaAAAGAATACGAAGGCACTGCTGGCTAGATCACGTATATCCTGTTCAAAGTGTACGAcacaatattaatttataatatattcttcgCGATCATCGTGGTTTAACTCGTTTCTCGATATTCCTAGGAAGACAATGAAACTCAAGGAACTCGAAAGAACGCTTGCTTTCGAGAAATTGTTGTATTTATTACGATCGTGACGAGATCGTCTGTAGTTTATTCGCAATTCGAAGGGAAGACTTGACGAGCCTAACAACATTGCACCAATCCCAAAAACTAAATCTTCCATCGACATCAAAATCCTTGGAAAAATCAACGTACAGTcacttttgttgtttttctaaGTTTCAATGTTGACGATTATCGATCAACTGCCATTAACTACTTCtaatgttttctttcattggaattaaaatttaaacgtAAATACTAATCTCAATTCTACATTAGAAGATAGAGGATAACTAGCccggaaaaaaacaaaaagagctACATTTTCCAAATCGACGACAACGAATCAGCAAAATCTTGTTTCCCATCAAGACAAAAGCTAAGACGATTGGAGCTGCAGAAGTGCTTGAAGGCGTTGCAACTCTTTCAATAGTTCACGATTCGTGTCTTCCAATACTGTCAAACGATCCTTGTATGAAGAATTTTCGTTTGTCAACATGGTGACTCGCCTTTCTAGGCCGTccatatattcctttttctttcttcgtgaTTCTTGTGCCGAAAtctaagaagagaaaaattattttatgtgtgtaaacacatataaaataataatcccttaataatttcgtcgataatataaataagaaattatcatCATaccttattctttatttttctgcgTACTTTCTTCAAAGATTTCTCTTCCTGTTTTGTTAGAGGTAATTTGGTAGGTACAGGATAACCCTCAGCTATGagagttcttttttcttcttctgtcaACGTTAAAATTCCGGTGGAACCTTTCTGCAATATCACgaaatcaaaataatacaattcatttatatttaatattatcgattgatatttaattaaacaatggGTCTTACTGGTTGGCAGGAAATTAAAGGTGTATGAATGGGTTGCCTTGTTGTATGTGTTGCATTGGTGACGTAAAGTCTAGGTGTTAAGAGACCTCTAATATTCTGAGAGTGCGATGAATTTTGAGAGTCTCGACGTTCGGGTGAACAAGAAGCTGACGCTGTACCTTCGCTATCTGAACTCGCACTGCTGGGAGGAGTTGGAGGTAAGCTTTGTCTAGAGGTGCGACTTCCTTCGTATTCTTCACATGGTATACTGTATTCTTCTACTTCCATActctgataaataataaaaaaattcttacattgtattaataaagtaaatacaaAAGCAATATATTATGGATTTCTATTAAACacaaattaaaatgatttattttatgaatacataatatctaattaaattatatctgtgtaaaatgtaatataatataatctgaTAATGATCATATTTTAGAGAACAAAATTCCTATATTCTCTATATattgaatcttttttataataaattaaatataattaaaatcaatatatatatatatatatatatatatatatatatatatacatattgattTAGTTCTAATAAAATACTAAACTTTTAATTGACTCATTATTATCACATattctattactattaataataatacatgaatatatcaaataaattgaaaaattattaatatacctgATAATAATCCTCATCGTCTTCCTCGCTATCGCTCGTAGGAGCAAGTTGATTTCTAGAAAAGTGTAGATTTTGTGGCGATACCATTGTTATCGTACTTTTATCATCTATTGTAGAACTCGACGAAGGACAGGGCGTACAAGGACTACCGGGTGCACTGAGCGGTTCGCCTTTAATTTCGGAATAATCGCTATCTTCAGGTACTACATTAGGTTTCTTCAAAATTACAGTCGAGGTATAAGTTGTTTGAAGGGGTAAAGGTGACGATTGATCCTCGTTTCGGGatgaattcattgaaattgcTAGAAAGCACTCATCTTCCATATCTGCAATTAAAAGTCAATTATATTCTGTTCATGATGCAATAAAACaaaacgtaataatataaatatagtattaattatatctacttatattattttatatatgttctatatgttctgtatatacatttatttctataggtatataaataaattattaaacattccTATTTTGC from Vespa crabro chromosome 6, iyVesCrab1.2, whole genome shotgun sequence encodes the following:
- the LOC124425251 gene encoding cyclic AMP response element-binding protein A isoform X2, which produces MTSREEEWGNVLCLRDKSSLSVVLRDRLMTDAALGGPRPIKSEHSYSLLASSPPPSPATSGTNPCTAKSSVPSTSTAGTMAVNTISSIDSNNLDHNKSLDIRPRFDDMEDECFLAISMNSSRNEDQSSPLPLQTTYTSTVILKKPNVVPEDSDYSEIKGEPLSAPGSPCTPCPSSSSTIDDKSTITMVSPQNLHFSRNQLAPTSDSEEDDEDYYQSMEVEEYSIPCEEYEGSRTSRQSLPPTPPSSASSDSEGTASASCSPERRDSQNSSHSQNIRGLLTPRLYVTNATHTTRQPIHTPLISCQPKGSTGILTLTEEEKRTLIAEGYPVPTKLPLTKQEEKSLKKVRRKIKNKISAQESRRKKKEYMDGLERRVTMLTNENSSYKDRLTVLEDTNRELLKELQRLQALLQLQSS
- the LOC124425251 gene encoding cyclic AMP response element-binding protein A isoform X1, producing MEFYDVGSSDLRELWESYLTEPGLGQDVSMTSREEEWGNVLCLRDKSSLSVVLRDRLMTDAALGGPRPIKSEHSYSLLASSPPPSPATSGTNPCTAKSSVPSTSTAGTMAVNTISSIDSNNLDHNKSLDIRPRFDDMEDECFLAISMNSSRNEDQSSPLPLQTTYTSTVILKKPNVVPEDSDYSEIKGEPLSAPGSPCTPCPSSSSTIDDKSTITMVSPQNLHFSRNQLAPTSDSEEDDEDYYQSMEVEEYSIPCEEYEGSRTSRQSLPPTPPSSASSDSEGTASASCSPERRDSQNSSHSQNIRGLLTPRLYVTNATHTTRQPIHTPLISCQPKGSTGILTLTEEEKRTLIAEGYPVPTKLPLTKQEEKSLKKVRRKIKNKISAQESRRKKKEYMDGLERRVTMLTNENSSYKDRLTVLEDTNRELLKELQRLQALLQLQSS